In Solanum lycopersicum chromosome 3, SLM_r2.1, the genomic stretch tatgcttTTGGATATTCATTTTACAACTTTCTGTATGGACGCACTCAGTAATCATTAGAAAGTTTTAACGTACCTTATTCataagaaattataatttattatttaatttataattgtttactaaaaaattatttgtgctTCATGCATCGATCCTGGTATTTGGACAGTATGTTTCACGTGTAGCTCATAAAAGTAGTACAGATGAtatgaatcatattaaacaacaATGTAAAaagcaattaaataaaaaagtgcAAGATGAAAATACCTTGAATAAGTTGTTGGTTGAGTATCTTTGGACAACGTGAAACAATTCCCGATTGATATTGCAGGAAACAATTACAATTAGATGAACTTACACGGTAATGCTTAGTTGAATTAATATGAGAAATTACAATATGAATCATAATTATAGATCTTAATAAGTCACATAAAAAGTAGAGAACTTCGCCTATCTTATTTTCCTAGACTGAGGAGAAATAACGAATTATTCATATAAATTATAGAGACTATATAAAGACTTTAAAGGTCGAATGCGTAGATTTTACATCTCTTGTATgataagtttgttaaaaatacaacaacataagcataaatggagtttccgcattatttatatctagttttgtattataaatagatatatatactttcacaacttttaataattattagaaAGTTTTCACATCTATTATTCAtaagaaattataatatattatttcatttataatcCTTTACTAAAAATTTGGTTAAATAATACTTATTGTTGTAAATTCATTGAATATGTGGATGAGccattagagttatccaacaattaattggattcatgtattagtgtttccaatgtgataagatatcaaggtgatatgaaccttgatgataactttgtaaaatttcaaggtgacctttgactatgatatctcaacactataaatagagatatcattcaccattgtatgatatacttgaataagaaaattatctcctgtatcttatacttcttgtctttttcatcttatattctgagctttctttacatcacgttatcagcacgaaaTTGCTACTTGTAaaggtattatataaatatttttattttttattcacatattctctcataattttcattatgtcgaatttatccaaacttgagtttgtggcattagatatttttggaaagaaatatCTTTCATGGGTACTCGATGCTGAGATTCACTTGGCTGCTAAAGGTCTTGAAGCCACTATTACTCAGGGAAATGAAGCATCGAGTCAAGATAAGGAGAAGGCTATGATTTTCCTTCGTCATTATCTTGATGAGGGTCTGAAGATTGAATATCTGACGGTGAAAGATCCACTTGAATTGCGGACTGATTTAAAGAGGAGATATGACCACCTAAAGGCCACAGTGTTGCCTAGAGCTCGTTATGAGTGGATGCATTTACggtttcaaaattttaagacCGTAATTTAATACAACTCTACTGTATTCAAGATAACCTCCCAGTTGAAATTATGTGGGGAgactataaaagatgaggacatgTTGAAAAAGACACTTACTACTTTTCATGCCTCGAATGTGATATTGCAACATCAATATCGTGAAAAGGGTTTTCAGAAATATTCTGAACTAATCTCATGTCTTTTCGTGGCTGAGCAACATAATgctcttttaatgaaaaatcatgaatcTCGTCCCACAGGAGCTGCTCCATTACCGGAGGCAAATGTGGTGGAAGCACGTGATCAATCTGAAGTACAAAGAGATGATCATCAGGGATATAATAATGCACGGGGACGTGGCAAAGATAAAAGATGATACACTAATCGTCAAGGTGGTGGTCATAATAAAAGGGAGAGCAACATGAGTTCTCAAAATAACCCCTCGAAAAGTAATTGTCGTCGTTGTGGCATGAAAGGCCATTGGAAGAATGAATGTCGCACACATGAACATTTTGTAAGGCTCTATCAAAATTCCttcaaaaagaaaggaaataaaagtggTGCTTCCTCTTCCAATGCTCGAGCTGAGTCACATATGACTCTTAAAGATGATGATAAGCCGGGAACATCTCACAAATATGATAAAGATGTTGAAGCAAATTTGGCTTTAAAGGATGATATTTTTGATGGCCTTGGTGACATTAACTATATGGAAGTTGGTAACTTCTTTGGAGATCGAAACTAATGTTTGATCTTTTAGCTGGGGAATGAAGTCTGTTAATATTTTACtgatgtatttttaattattatgttattcatgttgaagtatttaaatttccgttgttaattttgtttcttccttcttttgatgtattttattttaatgaaaattaatagaaatccCCAGTTGTCAGTTGGATTCAAGATGATTAATGGAGATGTATGTCTTCTTGATAGTACTACAACgcatataatattaaaagaaaagaaatacttttctaatttggttatgaaaatggcatatgtcaacacaatatcaggtagtacaaaattaattgagggcTCTGGAAGAGCGACATTATTACTACCTGGAGGGACACTATTAAGCATTGATAATGCATTATATTGTAGTATGTCTCAaagaaacttattaagtttcaaagttattcgccaaaatggctatcatgttgagacggctaatgaaggaaaggttgaatacctttacattactacaattaatgtatagaagaaaattgtgcatgaaaaattaccTGCATTTTCTTCTGGGTTGTACTATACATGTATAAGTACAGTTGAATCACATGTCGTAGTAAACAAAaggtttactaattttaatgattttatcatttggcatGACCGGTTGGGCCATCCCGGATATAATATGATGCGCAAAATCATTGAGAATTCACATGGGCACACCTTAAAGAGCccaaatatccttcaatcaaaaGAATTCTCTTGTGCTGTTTGTTCTCAAGAAAAGTTGATCATTAAACCATCAACAGTTAAGGTTGGAATTGAATCCCCTGCGTTTCTGGAACGTATACAGGGTGATATGTGTGGACCAATTCAACCTGCATGTGGaccctttaaatattatatggtcttAATAGATGCTTCTACAAGATGGTCACACGTGTGTTTATTATCAACTCGCAACATGACTTCTACGAGATTGCTggctcaaataataagattgaaagCACAATTTCCAGACTATACAATAAAGACAGTCCGTCTATATAATGCTGGTGAGTTTACATCTCAagcatttaatgattattgtatgtCTACTGGTATAACAGTTGAACATCCAGTTGCTCATGTTCACACTCAAAACGGTCTAGAAGAATCATTGATTAAATGTCTGCAATTGATAGCTAGACCATTACTAATAAGAACAAAGTTATCTGTGTGTATGTGGGGGCATGCTATTTTGCATGCAGCAGCACTTGTGTGCATAAGGCCGAccaattatcatgaattctccCCATTACAATTGACTTTTTGTCAAGAACCAAACATTTCTCATCttagagtttttggatgtgcggtGTATGTCCCAATTGCTCCACCACAACGCAGAAAGATGGGGCCCCAAAGAAGGTTGGGGATATATGTTGGGTAGGAATCTccttcaatcataaaatatttggagcctATGACTGGAGATTTATTTAAGGCACGATTTgctgattgtcattttgatgaatcagtatACACAACATTAGAGGGAGAACATAAGTCATTGGGAAAAGAGATAGATTGGAATTCATCATCTGGATCCTCGAACAAACCAATGTGAGCAAGAagttcaaagaataatttatttgcagaaCATTGCAAATCAGTTACCAGATGCATTTACTAATCTTCCAAGGATTACTAAATCGCATATTCTAGCTGTTAATGCTCCAGTTCGAGTTGATATCCCGACAGGACAAATTGTTAAGGAAAATGAGTCTAGACCACATTTGAAGCGTGGTAGACCAATTGgttccaaggataaaaatcctcgaaagagaaaaggaataaatgatcaagatgatcatgtgttgaaagaaatttctcaagatGAGACCCAAGTCATAACACATGATTATGAGGAGATTCGAACttctgaaaataatgaaatttcaatgaattatgTCTCGACGAGAAAGTTGTGGAACCGAAATAATGTTGTGATTGACAACATATTTGCCTATAATGTTGCTATTGAAATAATGcaacaagatgaagattttgagCCAAAATCTGTTCACGAATGTAGACagagaaatgattggccaaaatggaaggATGCAATTCAACTTGGATTGGCTTCACTAGAAAACGTGAAGTTTTTAGACCGATAATCCGAACACCTGATGGTACCAAgccagtggggtacaaatgaGTTTTTGtgcgaaaaagaaatgagaaaggtGAAGTCATGAGATATAAGGCCCGACTCATTGCTCAAGGTTTTTCTCAAAGACCTGGCATTGATTATATGGAGACATATTCTCTAGTGGTAGATGCAATCACCTTCAGATATCCCATAAATCTGACagttcatgaaaaacttgaaatacGCCTAATGGACGTTGTCACAGCCTATCTATATGGCTCATTGGACCAcaacattttcataaaaattccTGAAGCATTCAAAGTGCCTGAAGCATACAAAGATTCAAGAGAAACTTGTTCAATAAAACTTCAGAAATCTATGTATGGATTGAAACAATCAGGAAGGATGTGGTACAATCGTCTAAGtgaatatttgttaaagaaagggTACAAAAATGACCCGATTTGTCCCTGCATTTTCATTAAACGGTCGGGGTCTGAATTTGTAATAGTAgttgtgtatgttgatgatttgaacatCATTGGCACTCATAAAGAGCTTTTAGAAGCTGTTGAGTGTctgaaaaaagaatttgaaatgaaagatctcggcaagacaaaattttatctTGGCCTACAGATTGAGAATTTCTCAAATGGAATACTTGTTCATCAATCAACGTACACAGAAAAGATACTAAAgcatttttacatggataaCTCACATCCATTGAGTACTCCAATGGTGGTAAGATTGCTTGATATCAATACAGATCCATTTCGACCTCAAGAGAATGATGAAgagcttcttggtgatgaaacttcTTATCTTAGTGCGATAGGGGACTAATGTACCTTGCTAACAATACTCAACCAGATATCTGTTTTGCAGTTAgtctactggcaagattcagttcctccacaacaaaaagacattggaATGGTGTTAAACACATACTTCGATATCTTCGAGGGACCATGGacatgggtttattctattGCAATGAATCCAAATCAGAActgattggttacgcagatgcaAGGTATTTATCGGATCCACATAAAGCTCGTCCACAAATAGGCTATTTATTTACATGTGGAGACACGGCAATATcttggcgatcaatgaagcaaacgtTGGTAgccacttcttcaaatcatgcagaaataatagtcatccatgaagcaagtcgagagtgcgtctggttgagatcaatgacccatcatattcaggaaatgtgtggtttttctttgaaaaagagtataccaaccacaatgtacgaagataatGTTGCATGTATAGCTCAATTGAAAGGAGGATACATCAAAGGAGATCGAACAAAGCATATCTCACCAAAGTTCTTTTTCACgcatgatcttcaacaaaatggtgagatagaagttcaacaaattcgttcaagtgataatcttgcTGATTTAGTCACTAAGGCATTGCCAACATCAACGTTTGAGAAGTTGAGATACAAGATTGGAATGCACCGTCTCCGAGATATCAAGTAAAGTTTTCATCAGGGGGAGCGAAATACGCGTTatactcttttccttaactatggttttgtcccaagttggattttcctggtaaggtttttaacgaGGTAACATTGAAAGCGTATTATatgatatgtgtactctttttccttcattaGGATTTTTCCCACtaggtttttcctagtaaggttttaacgagacaCATAATCTATGGatatccaagggggagtgttgtcaatccattgtatatgtggatgatccattagagttatccaacaattaattggattcatgtgttagtgtttccaatgtgataagatatcaaggtgatatgaaccttgatgaTCACTATGTAAAACTTCAAGGTGACCTTTGactatgatatctcaacactataaatagagatatcattcaccattgtatgATATACTTGAATGAGAAAattatctcctctatcttatacttgtctttttcatcttatattctgagctttctttacaacacttatattattttaatattaatgcaGTTCATGCATCAAAACTGGTATTTGAATACGTATGTTGCACATGTATCTCATAAAAATAGTGAAGACGATAtgaatcattaaataaaaatgtgcaAGCTGAAAATACATTGAATAAGTTGTTGCTTGAGTATCTTTGGACAACATGAACAATTTACACTTGATATTGCAGGGAACTATTGCAATTAGATGAACTTAAACAGTAATGCTTAGTTGAAGTAATATGAGAAATTACAATATGACTCTCAATTGAAGATCTTACTAAGTCACTAGAAAGTGGACTACTTCACTTATCTTATTTTTCTAGAATGAGAAGAAAAGACTGAATTGTTCATATAAATTATGGAGACTATATATAGACTTTATAGGCCGGAGGCTCACCGTAAAACTTGTAGATTTCACATCTCTTGTATGATAATCATTAGAAAGCTTTCACATCCCTTgttcaaaagaaattataatatattatttcatttataatcCTTTACTaaaaatttttgtttgatagtacttaaattatctttaaaacATTGCACTTCATGCATCGATACTAGTATTTGTACACGTATGTTGCGCGTGTATCTCATAAAAATAGTATAGACAATAGGaatcatattaaataataatgtaagaagcaattaaataaaaatgtgcaAGATGAAAATACCTTGAAAAAGTTGTTGCTTGAGTGTCTTTGGACAACGTGAAACAACTTTTGATTGATATTGAAGGAAAGTATTGCATGTAGATGAACTTAAACAGTAATGCTTAGTTGAATTAATATGAGAAATTACAATATGAATCTCAATTGTAATATTTATAAGTCACATGAAAGTGAGCAACTTTACCCATCTAATTTTCTAGAATGAGAAGAGAAGACTGAATAAGACTGAATTGTTCATATAAATTGCACAGAGTATATAAAGACTTTATAAGCCAGAGACTCACTTTCAAACTTGTAGATTTCACATATCTTGTATgataagtttttcaaaaatgcaaaaatataagCGAAATTGGAGTTTCCACGctacattatatatatttagttttgTATTAGAAATAGCTACGTATGCTTTTGAGTATTCATTTTAAAACTTTCAGTATGCACCCATTCAGTAATCATAAAAAAGtttttacttctatttttcttaagaaattataatttattatttcaattataattctttactaaaaattttggtttaataatacttacattatttttaaaatattgtatttcaTGCATCCATACTAGTATTTGGACACGTATGTTGCACGTGTAtctcataaaaatattactgactatataatcatattaaacaATAATGTAAGaagcaattaaataaaaatgtgcaAGCTGTAAATACCTTGAATAAGTTGTTGTTGGAGAATCTTTGGACAACGTGAAACAATTTCCGATTGATATTGCAAGAAACTATTGCAAATAGATAAATTTACATAGTAATACTTAATTGCAGTAATATGAGAAATTACAATATGAACCTCAATTGTAGATCTTAATAAATCACATGAAAGTGGACAACTTCACCTATCTTATTTTTCTAGAATGAGAAGATAAGActgaattttcatataaattatagAGACCATGTAAAAAGTTTATAGGCCGGAAGCTCACCTTTGGAATTGTAGATTTCATAACTCTTGTGTGATAAGTTTGTTAAACTGATATATTGATAACAAAACTTGAAAgttattgatgttatttttttattaatgatattactTTCCTTTTGTTACTATAGATGGGTTTCtccaatttatatatattagtttatttattttttaaaaaaagctaaACATTGcgaggaaaaatatttttcctctttgaattttcattttttcaaaagaaatttaacACTATCAAACTAATGTTGTAAATAATTAGTGGATTTGGATGTATTATGGCCCACATGTATTATAGCATGCTTAGTTTTTCAAGATACTTTAGGCTTGTAAAAGCCTACATTGGTATGAAATAGGATTGGCAAGTGGAGGGGGACGGAACAGGACGGGGGACGACGCTTGAAGAATTTGGCCGGGATTGGGATTAGGAGGACAAAAATGTGTCTCATCACGTCTCACTATAGATACGGGATGGAACAAAATTTGGCTGGACGGGACGGaggatattttatattttatatacttgttTATTTGTATTGAAATCATATGTTATTGAATaacattttaagtttatttggtaacaaaatttttatttagttaataaaaaattaaatttaactttcaaatttcaagtttcaaatttgaaatttgagaacttcaaatttgtattttaaatattttacagtaatttaaacttgaaatttcaaatgtcaagttttgatttttaatttaagtatttaaagtttcaaattttaaa encodes the following:
- the LOC138347460 gene encoding uncharacterized protein, translated to MSNLSKLEFVALDIFGKKYLSWVLDAEIHLAAKGLEATITQGNEASSQDKEKAMIFLRHYLDEGLKIEYLTVKDPLELRTDLKRRYDHLKATVLPRARYEWMHLRFQNFKTLKLCGETIKDEDMLKKTLTTFHASNVILQHQYREKGFQKYSELISCLFVAEQHNALLMKNHESRPTGAAPLPEANVVEARDQSEVQRDDHQGYNNARGRGKDKR
- the LOC138347461 gene encoding secreted RxLR effector protein 161-like, with the translated sequence MYLANNTQPDICFAVSLLARFSSSTTKRHWNGVKHILRYLRGTMDMGLFYCNESKSELIGYADARYLSDPHKARPQIGYLFTCGDTAISWRSMKQTLVATSSNHAEIIVIHEASRECVWLRSMTHHIQEMCGFSLKKSIPTTMYEDNVACIAQLKGGYIKGDRTKHISPKFFFTHDLQQNGEIEVQQIRSSDNLADLVTKALPTSTFEKLRYKIGMHRLRDIK